The Vicia villosa cultivar HV-30 ecotype Madison, WI linkage group LG1, Vvil1.0, whole genome shotgun sequence genome includes a region encoding these proteins:
- the LOC131646435 gene encoding uncharacterized protein LOC131646435 yields MELIDLPSVGGRFTWFSGAGNAMSRLDRFLLSDSLISSWNLENQLVGKRINSDHCPVWLKPANGDWGPKPFRFNNGWFKHDEFRSFVAEEWNLIQVAGRGDFILYEKLKKLKQALKKWNNETFGWIDLSIEEKINEQHDLDNFLLNNIGIDAADSVECRRKVAEDLWKNMELKECMLRVKSGQKWLKEGDSNTKFFHSTFKERICRNSFSLLDTSEGRIQGPVEVKSFIRNHFKNFFREPKAARPIPAGVAFSRLKDEDVVRMERPFEEAEVKAAVWMSDGYKTPGPDGYTLAFF; encoded by the coding sequence ATGGAGTTAATTGATCTTCCAAGTGTGGGCGGTAGATTTACTTGGTTCAGTGGTGCTGGTAACGCTATGAGTAGGTTAGATCGGTTCTTGTTATCAGACTCCTTAATTTCCTCATGGAACCTGGAAAATCAGCTGGTTGGTAAGAGAATAAACTCTGATCACTGCCCTGTGTGGCTGAAGCCTGCGAATGGTGATTGGGGCCCTAAACCCTTTCGTTTCAATAATGGGTGGTTTAAGCATGATGAGTTCAGGTCTTTTGTTGCAGAAGAATGGAACTTAATCCAAGTAGCCGGGAGAGGTGATTTCATTCTGTATGAGAAATTGAAGAAATTAAAACAGGCTCTAAAGAAGTGGAACAACGAGACTTTTGGCTGGATAGACCTGAGTATCGAAGAGAAGATAAACGAACAACATGACTTGGATAACTTTCTATTAAACAATATTGGAATAGATGCTGCAGATTCTGTTGAGTGTAGGAGGAAGGTAGCTGAAGATCTGTGGAAGAATATGGAATTAAAAGAGTGCATGCTGCGGGTTAAATCGGGTCAGAAGTGGTTAAAGGAAGGGGACTCCAATACAAAGTTCTTTCATAGCACTTTCAAGGAGCGGATCTGCAGGAATTCGTTCAGTTTGCTTGACACAAGTGAGGGGAGGATTCAAGGACCGGTGGAGGTAAAGAGCTTTATCCGGAATCACTTCAAAAATTTCTTTAGAGAACCCAAAGCTGCTAGACCGATTCCAGCAGGGGTTGCTTTTAGTAGGCTAAAGGATGAAGATGTGGTGAGGATGGAGAGACCCTTTGAAGAGGCAGAAGTTAAGGCAGCAGTGTGGATGTCTGATGGTTATAAAACCCCTGGGCCTGATGGATACACATTGGCTTTCTTCTAG